The following coding sequences lie in one Pirellulales bacterium genomic window:
- the treZ gene encoding malto-oligosyltrehalose trehalohydrolase: MYRVWAPAARQLHIDTGGVQTPLAPCEHGWWRLDRELPPGADYALRIDGGQPLPDPASRWQPAGVNGPSRWIDPQHFVWRHADFTPPDWRDAIVYELHIGTFTPQGTFDSAIERLDHLTALGVTHVELMPVAEWDGPRGWGYDGVDWYAPHHAYGGPEALARLVDACHGCGLAVLLDVVYNHLGPSGAYLPRFGPYFSDRHHTAWGAAANYDGPGSDEVREFVIQNALLWLRDYRFDGLRLDAVHAIVDTSARHILEELRDRVDELEQQTGRRFVLVAESDLNDPRIIQTREHGGYALDAHWADDVHHALHAVLTGEHAGYYGDFGSFAQLADAMRSPYTYAGGYSPFRDRRHGRAPDGLAGEKFVVALQNHDQIGNRAQGDRITSLVSTDRARVGAALILLSPYIPLLFQGEEWGASTPFEYFTSFPDRNLGEAVSRGRRNEFKEFGWTFDQVPDPQDPATFERSKLRWEELDQPAHRDMLDWYQQLIRLRRAHPVLRDGERDAVQVAYDEAACWLRVERGPVTIACNLGKATADVPTSAGQSTNVLAASGHCQITADAVHLAPDSVIILGPALDH, translated from the coding sequence ATGTATCGAGTGTGGGCGCCAGCCGCACGACAATTGCACATCGACACGGGCGGCGTGCAGACGCCGCTCGCCCCGTGCGAACATGGCTGGTGGCGCCTCGACCGCGAACTGCCACCCGGCGCCGACTACGCGCTGCGGATCGATGGCGGCCAGCCGCTCCCCGATCCCGCCTCGCGCTGGCAACCGGCCGGCGTCAATGGCCCTTCGCGCTGGATCGATCCCCAGCACTTCGTTTGGCGTCATGCCGACTTCACTCCCCCCGACTGGCGCGACGCGATCGTCTACGAACTGCACATCGGCACGTTCACGCCGCAAGGCACGTTCGACTCGGCGATCGAGCGGCTCGATCATCTAACCGCGCTCGGCGTCACGCATGTCGAGTTGATGCCGGTGGCCGAGTGGGACGGCCCGCGCGGCTGGGGCTACGACGGCGTCGATTGGTACGCGCCGCATCACGCCTATGGGGGCCCCGAGGCGTTGGCCCGTCTGGTCGACGCCTGTCACGGCTGCGGCCTGGCCGTGCTGCTCGACGTAGTCTACAACCACCTCGGCCCCAGCGGCGCCTACCTGCCGCGCTTCGGTCCCTACTTCAGCGATCGCCACCATACCGCCTGGGGCGCCGCCGCCAACTACGATGGGCCCGGCAGCGACGAGGTGCGCGAGTTCGTCATTCAAAACGCGCTCCTGTGGTTGCGCGACTATCGCTTCGATGGTCTCCGCCTCGACGCCGTGCACGCCATCGTCGACACCTCCGCCCGCCACATTCTGGAAGAGTTGCGCGACCGCGTGGACGAACTGGAACAACAAACGGGCCGCCGCTTCGTCCTTGTCGCTGAAAGCGACCTCAACGACCCCCGCATTATTCAAACGCGCGAGCATGGCGGCTACGCGCTAGACGCCCACTGGGCTGACGACGTGCATCACGCGCTGCACGCCGTGCTCACTGGCGAACACGCCGGCTACTACGGCGACTTTGGCTCCTTCGCCCAATTGGCCGACGCCATGCGCTCTCCTTATACCTACGCCGGCGGCTATTCTCCCTTTCGAGATCGACGCCACGGCCGCGCCCCCGACGGGCTCGCGGGCGAAAAATTCGTCGTCGCCCTGCAGAATCACGATCAAATCGGCAATCGCGCCCAAGGCGACCGCATCACAAGCCTGGTATCCACCGACCGCGCCCGCGTCGGCGCAGCGCTCATCCTGCTGTCTCCCTACATCCCGCTTTTGTTTCAGGGCGAAGAGTGGGGCGCCTCCACGCCATTTGAGTACTTCACCAGCTTCCCCGATCGCAATCTCGGCGAGGCGGTCAGCCGCGGCAGGCGCAACGAGTTCAAAGAGTTTGGCTGGACGTTCGACCAGGTTCCCGACCCGCAAGACCCCGCCACCTTCGAGCGCTCCAAACTTCGCTGGGAAGAACTGGATCAACCGGCGCATCGCGACATGCTCGATTGGTACCAGCAGTTGATTCGGCTGCGCCGCGCGCACCCCGTGCTGCGCGATGGAGAACGCGACGCAGTCCAGGTCGCCTACGACGAGGCCGCCTGCTGGCTGCGCGTCGAACGCGGGCCGGTCACCATCGCCTGCAACCTGGGCAAGGCAACCGCCGACGTGCCAACCAGCGCCGGCCAGTCAACCAACGTCCTGGCGGCCAGTGGACATTGCCAGATCACTGCCGACGCCGTTCACTTGGCGCCCGACAGCGTGATCATCCTTGGGCCGGCGCTGGATCATTGA
- the tkt gene encoding transketolase, translated as MNPQTAVIEDLAINTIRTLSMDAVQKANSGHPGTPMALAPVVYELWTRFLRYDPQNPLWHARDRFVLSCGHASMLLYSTLHLAGVRQLDAAGRPTGELAVPLEHIEKFRQWESRCPGHPEHGWTSGVETTTGPLGQGIGNSVGMAIAQRWLAAQFNRPGYDLWDYNIYAVCSDGDLMEGISHEAASLAGHLRLSNLCWIYDHNGITIEGKTQLAYSDNVGQRFEAYGWNVVHVDDANDLESLGRAYENFLAVNDRPTMIIVRSQIAYGAPNLQGTSKAHGEPLGADEIRLTKEHYGWPADQSFLVPPEVRDHYAATVGRRGRELSEEWETNFQAYAKAHPELAARWKLIAERRLPQGWDSELPVFPADAKGMASRVSSGKALNAVAAKVPWLLGGSADLAPSTKTLIAGDGSFEAADHGARNLHFGIREHAMAAALNGMALSSVRPYGATFLVFSDYCRPSKRLSALMELPVIYIYTHDSIGVGEDGPTHQPIEHLSSLRAMPQMLVVRPADANEVSEAWRAIMPLRDRPVSLVLTRQDLPTLDRAKYAAASGLARGAYILADAPGGKPQVILMATGSEVSLCVAAYELLTAAGVRARVVSMPCFEWFAQQPQAYRDEVLPPAVTARVGVELGVRQGWEQWLGPQGAFIGMDRFGASAPLKVLLDKFGFTAEHVVSTAQSLLR; from the coding sequence ATGAATCCACAGACCGCAGTCATCGAAGATCTCGCCATCAACACCATCCGCACCCTGTCGATGGACGCGGTGCAAAAAGCCAATAGCGGGCATCCCGGCACGCCAATGGCCCTGGCGCCAGTCGTCTACGAGCTGTGGACCCGGTTTCTGCGCTACGATCCCCAGAACCCGCTTTGGCACGCGCGAGACCGCTTTGTCCTCTCCTGCGGCCATGCCTCGATGCTGCTCTATTCCACGTTGCATCTGGCCGGCGTGCGGCAACTCGACGCCGCGGGGCGACCCACCGGCGAGCTCGCCGTGCCGCTCGAACACATCGAAAAATTCCGCCAGTGGGAAAGCCGCTGTCCTGGACATCCCGAGCACGGTTGGACCAGCGGGGTCGAAACCACCACTGGCCCGCTGGGCCAAGGAATCGGCAACAGCGTCGGCATGGCCATCGCCCAGCGCTGGCTGGCGGCGCAGTTCAACCGGCCCGGCTACGACTTGTGGGACTACAACATCTACGCCGTGTGCAGCGACGGCGACCTGATGGAGGGAATCAGCCACGAGGCCGCCTCGTTGGCCGGTCACCTCCGCCTGTCGAACCTCTGCTGGATCTACGACCACAACGGCATCACCATCGAAGGTAAAACGCAACTGGCGTACAGCGACAACGTGGGCCAGCGCTTCGAGGCGTATGGTTGGAACGTCGTGCATGTCGACGACGCCAACGACCTCGAATCGCTCGGCCGCGCCTACGAAAATTTTTTGGCGGTCAATGATCGGCCGACGATGATCATTGTCCGCAGCCAGATCGCCTACGGCGCGCCCAACCTGCAAGGCACGTCCAAAGCGCATGGCGAACCCCTCGGCGCCGATGAGATCCGCCTGACCAAAGAGCATTACGGTTGGCCGGCCGACCAAAGTTTTCTAGTTCCCCCCGAGGTGCGCGATCACTACGCCGCGACGGTCGGCCGGCGCGGTCGCGAACTGAGCGAGGAGTGGGAGACCAACTTCCAGGCGTATGCCAAGGCGCATCCCGAGTTGGCCGCCCGCTGGAAACTGATCGCCGAGCGCCGCCTGCCACAGGGGTGGGACAGCGAACTGCCGGTGTTCCCCGCCGACGCCAAGGGCATGGCCAGCCGCGTCTCCAGCGGCAAGGCGCTCAATGCGGTCGCGGCCAAAGTGCCGTGGCTCCTGGGTGGCTCGGCCGACCTGGCTCCGTCAACCAAAACGCTGATCGCCGGCGATGGCAGCTTCGAGGCCGCCGACCACGGCGCTCGCAACCTGCACTTTGGCATTCGCGAGCACGCCATGGCGGCGGCGCTCAACGGCATGGCGCTCTCCAGCGTCCGCCCCTATGGCGCCACCTTCCTGGTGTTCAGCGATTATTGTCGCCCCTCGAAGCGGCTCAGCGCCCTCATGGAACTGCCGGTCATCTACATCTACACGCACGACAGCATTGGCGTGGGCGAGGATGGCCCCACGCACCAGCCCATCGAGCATCTGTCGTCGCTCCGAGCCATGCCGCAGATGCTCGTCGTCCGGCCGGCCGACGCCAACGAAGTGAGCGAGGCCTGGCGTGCGATCATGCCGCTGCGCGATCGCCCAGTCTCGCTTGTCCTCACGCGGCAAGACCTGCCCACTCTCGATCGCGCCAAGTACGCCGCGGCCTCTGGGCTGGCCCGCGGCGCCTACATCCTGGCCGACGCGCCCGGCGGCAAGCCGCAGGTCATTCTCATGGCCACCGGCAGCGAGGTGTCGCTGTGCGTCGCCGCCTATGAGCTTCTGACGGCCGCTGGCGTTCGCGCGCGCGTCGTCAGCATGCCATGTTTCGAGTGGTTTGCCCAACAGCCGCAAGCGTATCGCGACGAAGTGCTCCCCCCCGCCGTCACGGCCCGCGTCGGCGTCGAACTTGGCGTCCGCCAAGGTTGGGAGCAGTGGCTGGGACCACAAGGCGCTTTCATTGGCATGGACCGCTTTGGCGCCAGCGCGCCGCTCAAGGTGCTGCTCGACAAGTTCGGCTTCACCGCCGAGCACGTCGTCAGCACGGCACAATCCTTGCTGCGTTAA
- a CDS encoding response regulator transcription factor, with protein MSIRLLIADDHEVVRSGLASILADAEIEIVGQAANGAEALQLAKETKPDIILLDIRMPEVDGLDALEKIRDELPETRVIILSTYDNPTYIARAVTQGASDYLLKGSSRDELVAAIRATAAGDTSRRSAVLRRVASVLRTTGLPVDEEVTLTMRENQVLRHVALGLSNKEIGKSLSISIETVKEHVQNILRKINVVDRTQAAVWAVRKGLV; from the coding sequence ATGAGTATTCGCTTGTTGATTGCCGACGATCACGAGGTCGTCCGGTCCGGCCTGGCCAGCATCCTGGCCGACGCCGAAATTGAAATCGTCGGTCAGGCCGCCAACGGCGCCGAAGCGCTCCAACTGGCCAAAGAAACCAAGCCCGACATCATCTTGCTCGACATCCGCATGCCCGAGGTCGACGGCCTCGACGCGCTCGAAAAGATTCGCGATGAACTCCCCGAGACTCGCGTCATCATCCTGTCGACCTACGACAATCCCACCTACATCGCCCGCGCGGTGACGCAAGGCGCCAGCGACTACTTGCTCAAAGGCTCCTCGCGCGACGAGTTGGTGGCCGCCATCCGCGCCACCGCCGCCGGCGACACCTCGCGCCGCTCCGCCGTCCTGCGCCGCGTGGCCAGCGTGCTGCGCACCACTGGCTTGCCGGTCGATGAGGAAGTCACCCTCACCATGCGCGAGAACCAGGTGCTGCGCCACGTGGCGCTGGGGCTCAGCAACAAGGAAATCGGCAAGTCGCTCTCCATCAGCATCGAGACAGTCAAGGAACACGTGCAGAATATTCTGCGCAAGATCAACGTCGTCGATCGCACACAAGCCGCCGTGTGGGCGGTGCGCAAGGGGTTGGTGTAA
- a CDS encoding sigma-54 dependent transcriptional regulator, protein MSKATLLLVDDDRHILNSMSEWLREQGYQVDTASGHADAMKSLARRGYDLLLADVRLGDGDGFELLTQCRQTHPDMAVILLTGYGHADMAVEAIQLGAFDFLTKPLIDDELEMSIQRALTQRRVIAENQNLKAQLDLRFGLENVIGHDHRMLKVFDLIESVADTKVTMLITGESGTGKSLIARAIHRRSARRDKPFVEVACGALPETLLESELFGHAAGAFTGATGDRLGKFALADGGTIFLDEIGTATASMQVKLLRVLQEFEFEQVGGSKTFKVDSRVILATNENLSELVGQGRFRQDLYYRINVINIELPPLRERIADIPLLAKHFLEEVCQESGRQARGFAPEALAVMQGYRWPGNVRELQNVVERAVLLSKSDTIRIDDLPPALAMTAPATVVAPLGARTLKQALEAPERQIILEVLESHHWNRQLTAEQLGINRTTLYKKMKRLGLEDHPKARETAQVG, encoded by the coding sequence ATGAGCAAAGCCACGCTGTTACTTGTCGACGACGACCGCCACATTCTCAACTCGATGTCGGAGTGGCTGCGCGAGCAGGGGTATCAGGTCGACACGGCAAGCGGCCATGCCGACGCGATGAAGTCGCTGGCGCGCCGCGGCTACGACCTGTTGCTGGCCGACGTGCGATTGGGAGACGGCGACGGCTTTGAGCTGTTGACGCAGTGCCGCCAAACGCATCCCGACATGGCGGTGATCCTCTTGACCGGTTACGGCCACGCCGACATGGCGGTCGAGGCGATCCAGCTTGGCGCGTTCGATTTTTTGACCAAACCGCTCATCGACGATGAGCTGGAGATGTCGATCCAACGCGCGCTGACGCAGCGGCGCGTGATCGCGGAAAACCAAAATCTCAAGGCGCAGCTCGATTTGCGGTTTGGCCTGGAGAATGTGATTGGCCACGACCACCGCATGCTCAAGGTCTTTGACCTGATCGAAAGCGTCGCCGACACCAAGGTGACGATGCTGATCACCGGCGAGAGCGGCACGGGCAAATCGCTGATCGCGCGGGCCATTCATCGGCGCAGCGCGCGGCGCGACAAGCCGTTTGTCGAAGTCGCTTGCGGCGCGCTGCCCGAGACGCTCTTGGAAAGCGAGTTGTTTGGCCACGCGGCGGGGGCGTTCACCGGGGCCACCGGCGACCGGTTGGGCAAGTTCGCGCTGGCGGACGGGGGCACCATCTTTTTAGACGAGATCGGCACGGCCACGGCCAGTATGCAGGTGAAGTTGCTGCGCGTGCTGCAAGAGTTTGAGTTCGAGCAGGTTGGCGGCTCGAAGACCTTCAAGGTCGACTCGCGCGTGATCCTGGCCACCAACGAGAATCTGTCGGAACTGGTGGGTCAGGGACGCTTTCGGCAGGACCTGTACTATCGCATCAACGTCATCAACATCGAATTGCCGCCGCTGCGGGAGCGAATCGCCGATATTCCGCTGTTGGCCAAACATTTCCTGGAAGAGGTGTGCCAGGAGTCGGGGCGGCAGGCGCGCGGCTTCGCGCCCGAGGCGTTGGCCGTGATGCAAGGCTATCGCTGGCCCGGCAACGTGCGCGAGTTACAAAACGTGGTCGAGCGGGCCGTGCTGCTGTCGAAGTCAGACACGATTCGGATCGACGATCTGCCGCCGGCCTTGGCGATGACGGCGCCGGCGACCGTGGTCGCGCCCTTGGGCGCGCGCACGCTGAAGCAGGCGCTGGAGGCGCCAGAGCGACAGATTATTTTGGAGGTGTTGGAGAGCCACCATTGGAACCGGCAGCTCACGGCGGAGCAGCTTGGCATCAACCGCACCACGCTCTACAAAAAGATGAAGCGGCTGGGGTTGGAAGATCACCCTAAGGCGCGCGAGACCGCCCAGGTCGGCTAG
- a CDS encoding ABC transporter permease — protein sequence MSRRVRFSPARLWAVVWKEFIQMRRDRLTFGMMIGIPMIQLVLFGFAINSDPKHLPTAVLLADHGPQARTLLRAIQNSGYFDVALVVQTEQAARDALAHGQALFVVNIPEQFSRDLVRGDRPVVLVEADATDPAATSNAIGALRTLLDTALANDFQGSLDYLATPPRPIELRVHAHYNPDANTQYNIVPGLMGVILTMTMVIVTGLAITRERERGTMENLLAMPTRPAEVLIGKIVPYILVGYVQVGLILLASRFLFDVPIYGNLLLLLAATLLFILANLAVGITFSTLVKNQLQAMQMSFFFFLPSLLLSGFMFPFRGMPRWAQMVGEALPLTHFLRVVRGILLKGNGIAEIVPDLWPIALFTTVVLTISVKRYRQTLD from the coding sequence ATGAGTCGTCGCGTGCGGTTCTCGCCAGCGCGCTTATGGGCGGTGGTCTGGAAAGAATTCATCCAGATGCGGCGCGATCGGCTGACTTTCGGCATGATGATCGGCATCCCGATGATTCAGCTCGTGCTGTTCGGCTTCGCCATCAACTCCGACCCCAAGCACCTGCCCACCGCGGTGCTGCTGGCCGACCACGGACCGCAGGCCCGCACCTTGCTGCGCGCCATTCAAAACAGCGGCTACTTCGATGTGGCCCTCGTCGTGCAAACCGAGCAAGCGGCGCGCGACGCGCTGGCCCACGGCCAAGCGCTGTTTGTCGTCAACATTCCGGAGCAGTTCAGTCGAGATCTGGTGCGCGGCGATCGCCCGGTGGTGCTGGTCGAGGCCGACGCCACCGACCCCGCCGCCACCAGCAACGCCATTGGCGCCTTGCGAACTTTGCTCGACACAGCCTTGGCCAACGACTTCCAGGGGTCGCTCGACTACCTGGCCACCCCTCCGCGGCCGATCGAACTGCGCGTCCATGCGCATTACAACCCCGACGCCAACACGCAATACAACATCGTGCCCGGACTGATGGGCGTGATCCTGACGATGACCATGGTCATCGTCACCGGGCTGGCCATCACGCGCGAGCGGGAACGCGGCACCATGGAAAACCTGTTGGCGATGCCCACTCGCCCCGCCGAGGTGCTGATCGGCAAGATTGTGCCTTACATTCTCGTCGGCTATGTGCAGGTGGGGCTGATCCTGTTGGCCTCGCGTTTTCTCTTCGACGTGCCCATCTACGGCAACCTGCTGTTGCTGCTGGCGGCCACGTTGCTGTTCATTCTCGCCAATCTGGCGGTCGGCATCACCTTCTCCACCCTGGTCAAGAACCAACTGCAAGCCATGCAGATGTCGTTCTTCTTCTTTCTGCCGTCGCTGCTCTTGTCGGGCTTCATGTTCCCGTTTCGCGGCATGCCGCGCTGGGCGCAGATGGTCGGCGAGGCGTTGCCGCTCACTCACTTCTTGCGCGTGGTGCGCGGCATTCTGCTCAAGGGCAACGGCATCGCCGAGATCGTGCCCGACCTCTGGCCCATCGCGCTCTTCACCACGGTCGTGCTGACGATCAGCGTCAAGCGCTATCGGCAGACGTTGGACTAG
- a CDS encoding ABC transporter ATP-binding protein: MPHDLAIDVHGMTKRFGDRVAVDHIDLQVRTGEICGFLGPNGSGKTTFLRMLCGLLRADAGSGVCLGHDVIRESAAIKRDVGYMTQRFTFWEDLSIAENLSFTARMYGVPRPRDAVRDSLARLGLTARGGQLAGQLSGGWKQRLALAACLIHEPRLLLLDEPTAGVDPKARREFWTEIHQLAAQGLTVLVTTHYMDEAERCHRLAYILDGHLLTHGTVEEVIAQAGLTTWEVRGPGLNALAETLRQQDGVNQVAAFGAALHVSGDDAARLAHAIEPFRAASGQWRQVAPGLEDVFIHLTEQARQGAPP; this comes from the coding sequence ATGCCTCACGATCTCGCCATCGACGTCCATGGAATGACCAAGCGGTTTGGCGACCGAGTGGCGGTCGATCACATCGATTTGCAGGTGCGCACGGGCGAGATTTGTGGATTTCTCGGCCCCAATGGCAGCGGCAAAACCACCTTCCTCCGCATGCTCTGCGGCCTGCTGCGCGCCGACGCCGGTAGCGGCGTCTGCCTAGGGCACGACGTCATCCGCGAAAGCGCCGCGATCAAACGCGACGTCGGCTATATGACGCAACGTTTCACCTTTTGGGAAGACCTCAGCATCGCCGAAAACCTCAGCTTCACCGCCCGCATGTACGGCGTGCCGCGCCCGCGCGACGCGGTGCGCGATAGTCTGGCCCGGCTCGGCCTTACGGCGCGCGGCGGCCAACTGGCTGGCCAATTGTCTGGCGGTTGGAAGCAGCGTCTCGCCCTGGCTGCCTGCCTGATCCACGAGCCTCGGCTCTTGCTGCTCGACGAGCCAACCGCCGGCGTCGATCCCAAAGCGCGGCGCGAGTTTTGGACCGAGATTCATCAACTCGCCGCGCAAGGCTTGACCGTCCTGGTCACCACGCACTACATGGACGAAGCCGAGCGCTGCCATCGGCTCGCCTACATCCTCGATGGTCACCTGCTCACGCATGGCACGGTGGAAGAGGTGATCGCCCAGGCCGGCCTCACCACCTGGGAGGTGCGCGGCCCCGGACTGAACGCGCTGGCCGAAACGCTTCGCCAGCAAGACGGCGTCAATCAGGTGGCCGCCTTTGGCGCCGCGCTGCATGTCAGCGGCGACGACGCGGCGCGGCTGGCCCACGCCATCGAACCATTCCGCGCGGCCAGCGGCCAGTGGCGCCAGGTCGCGCCCGGCTTGGAAGACGTGTTCATCCACCTCACCGAGCAGGCCCGCCAAGGGGCGCCGCCATGA
- a CDS encoding HlyD family efflux transporter periplasmic adaptor subunit, whose protein sequence is MNPPRAARWLTSLAAVGLSIAGCDRADPNRVQGYVEGEFVYVASPQPGLLQTLHVDRGAKVAVGDPLFALDSTPAQTARDEATRKLAQASATWEDLTKGKRPSEIDALNAQLEQARAAVEFSQNELARQEQLYRTKATSAEQLDRTRTLAKQDRQRVAQLEADLATARLGARADQIAAAEAHVRAQQAALERAQWDLDQTSRAAPQAGLVFDVFFRPGEWVAAGRPVVALLPPQNIKVRAFVPQPRIGSLRAGDAVRVIVDGVGQPFAGKLSFIAPGAEYTPPVIYSQENRSKLVFMIEVTFTPDVAARLHPGQPVDVLLPK, encoded by the coding sequence ATGAATCCGCCGCGCGCAGCACGCTGGTTGACCTCCCTGGCCGCCGTTGGCCTATCGATCGCCGGCTGCGACCGCGCCGATCCGAACCGCGTGCAAGGCTACGTCGAGGGGGAGTTTGTCTATGTCGCGTCTCCCCAGCCCGGCTTGCTGCAAACGCTGCATGTCGATCGCGGCGCAAAAGTCGCGGTAGGCGATCCGCTGTTTGCGCTCGACAGCACTCCCGCCCAAACCGCGCGCGACGAGGCCACTCGCAAACTGGCGCAAGCCAGCGCCACCTGGGAAGACCTGACCAAAGGCAAGCGCCCCAGCGAGATCGACGCCTTGAACGCGCAGCTCGAGCAGGCTCGCGCCGCCGTTGAGTTCTCCCAAAACGAACTCGCCCGGCAGGAGCAGCTTTATCGCACCAAGGCCACCTCGGCCGAGCAACTCGATCGGACGCGCACGCTGGCCAAGCAAGATCGGCAGCGCGTGGCGCAGCTAGAGGCCGATCTCGCCACGGCGCGGCTCGGCGCCCGCGCCGATCAGATCGCCGCGGCCGAGGCCCATGTCCGCGCGCAACAGGCCGCGCTCGAACGCGCCCAGTGGGATCTCGACCAGACGAGCCGCGCCGCCCCCCAAGCGGGACTCGTGTTCGACGTCTTCTTCCGCCCCGGCGAGTGGGTGGCCGCCGGCCGACCTGTCGTCGCGCTGTTGCCGCCGCAAAACATCAAAGTGCGGGCGTTCGTCCCCCAGCCGCGCATCGGCTCCTTGCGCGCCGGCGATGCCGTTCGCGTGATCGTCGATGGCGTGGGCCAGCCCTTCGCCGGCAAGCTCAGTTTCATCGCGCCCGGCGCCGAATACACACCGCCGGTGATCTACAGCCAGGAGAATCGCAGCAAGCTGGTGTTCATGATCGAAGTCACGTTCACTCCGGACGTGGCCGCCCGGCTCCACCCCGGTCAACCGGTCGACGTGCTGCTGCCCAAGTGA
- a CDS encoding TetR/AcrR family transcriptional regulator — protein MPRKPSPSAPVSAPPPDPALVARIVAAARKHFFAHGVRGVTMDQLARDLGMSKKTLYACFPSKPQLLDAVLLDKFQGMRAELDQITSRPGGKFQDELRQLLACLQRQTAEIQPPLVRDLRLLSPDVFARIETHRRAMIQTYFGQLFARGQRAGAIRSDISTQWMIDILLAAVQVIANPATITALDVSPQTAMNTIISVVLEGVMTRKPRAKK, from the coding sequence ATGCCACGCAAACCAAGCCCATCCGCCCCAGTGTCCGCTCCCCCGCCCGACCCCGCGCTCGTCGCCCGGATCGTCGCCGCCGCCCGCAAGCACTTCTTTGCCCACGGCGTGCGCGGCGTCACCATGGATCAACTGGCTCGCGACCTCGGCATGAGCAAGAAAACGCTCTATGCCTGTTTTCCCAGCAAGCCGCAATTGCTCGACGCCGTTCTGCTCGACAAGTTTCAAGGCATGCGCGCCGAGTTGGACCAGATCACCTCTCGGCCCGGCGGCAAATTCCAGGACGAACTGCGTCAACTGCTGGCCTGCCTGCAGCGCCAGACCGCGGAGATTCAGCCCCCCTTGGTTCGCGATCTCCGTTTGCTGTCGCCCGATGTCTTCGCCCGCATCGAAACCCATCGCCGCGCCATGATTCAAACCTACTTTGGCCAACTCTTCGCGCGGGGCCAGCGCGCGGGGGCGATCCGTAGCGACATCTCCACGCAATGGATGATCGACATCCTGCTGGCCGCCGTCCAGGTCATTGCCAACCCCGCCACCATCACGGCGCTCGACGTGTCGCCGCAAACCGCCATGAACACGATCATCTCGGTCGTGCTCGAAGGGGTCATGACGCGCAAACCCAGAGCAAAAAAATGA
- a CDS encoding sugar phosphate isomerase/epimerase has translation MPRFDRRKFLAAAASGSLALAHPFATASAIEPIRRQDGPKFKLSLAAYSYRDLLEKPAANYSLQDFVRTCADLQLDATELTSYYFPKQITPEYLRQLKQLAFLLGLDISGTAVANDFAQPAGDKREADLAHVRQWVDYAEILGAPVIRIFSGGRKFLQDAALAHRLAVEGIEASCDYAGQHGVMLALENHGGLTEHVDDMLAIVRDVKSPWFGVNLDTGNFNSADPYADLAKIAPYAVNVQVKVSVHPAGADRRPADFKRLAAILRDSGYRGYVVLEYEEPQDPRQGVPKSLEELRAALA, from the coding sequence ATGCCGCGCTTCGATCGCCGAAAATTCCTTGCCGCCGCCGCGTCCGGTTCGCTCGCGCTGGCCCATCCGTTCGCCACGGCCTCCGCGATCGAACCCATTCGCCGCCAGGACGGCCCCAAGTTCAAACTCAGTCTGGCCGCCTACAGCTATCGCGATCTGCTGGAAAAGCCCGCCGCCAACTACTCGCTACAAGACTTCGTCCGCACCTGCGCCGACTTGCAACTCGACGCCACCGAACTCACCAGCTACTACTTTCCCAAACAAATCACGCCCGAGTATTTGCGCCAGCTCAAACAACTTGCGTTCCTGCTCGGGCTCGACATCTCGGGCACGGCGGTCGCCAACGATTTCGCCCAGCCTGCCGGCGACAAGCGCGAGGCCGATCTGGCGCATGTGCGCCAGTGGGTCGACTATGCCGAGATACTCGGCGCGCCGGTGATCCGCATCTTCTCTGGCGGTCGCAAGTTTCTGCAAGACGCCGCCCTAGCGCATCGCCTGGCCGTCGAAGGAATCGAGGCCAGTTGCGACTATGCCGGCCAGCACGGCGTCATGCTCGCGCTCGAAAACCACGGCGGGCTCACCGAGCATGTCGACGACATGCTGGCCATCGTCCGCGACGTCAAAAGCCCTTGGTTCGGCGTGAATCTCGACACGGGCAACTTCAACAGCGCCGATCCTTACGCCGATCTTGCGAAGATCGCCCCCTACGCCGTAAACGTGCAGGTGAAGGTCTCTGTCCACCCCGCCGGCGCCGATCGCCGACCCGCAGACTTCAAGCGACTGGCGGCCATCCTCCGCGACAGCGGCTATCGCGGCTATGTGGTGCTCGAATACGAAGAGCCCCAAGACCCGCGCCAAGGCGTCCCCAAGTCGCTGGAAGAGCTCCGCGCCGCCCTGGCGTAA